In Hemibagrus wyckioides isolate EC202008001 linkage group LG12, SWU_Hwy_1.0, whole genome shotgun sequence, the genomic stretch TCCTTTGCATATGAGGGATGTTTCTAGTTGGTGATGTTGGCGTGATCGTGAATACGGGGTGTAATATTTGGGATGCTCACAATTTACAGGTTTATAACTCTGTGCCTGGGGGATTTAATTCAACCGTGAGCATTAAAATATCCACACGAACGAAACATCGGGGGATGATATGGTAATGCACTCGCATGCATCCCTGTAACcttcatcattaaaaaaaaagaaagaaagaaagaaagaaagaaagcaagattggcatgaaaacacacaaaatactgCACACAAATTCCActgcaaaagaaaacaaaacaaatcaatacAAATCTGAAGTGGAAATCCTGCAATAAAACCAATATATAAAAGGCAATTAAatagaaagaagagagagagagggggggggaggtttctaaaataaaaaactcaaGGCTataattagaataataaaaaataaaaaaagatacgAGATGTTTATCAGATCAACTGATTCACTTCGATTAAAGATGAAGGTAGAAAACTGTCAGTGCTTTAGTGGGAGGAGCTGGAGGTGGTGAGGTGAGAGTCATAAATTAAAACCTAGGGATGGAGATTCCAGGTTCAGGTCTGGCAGAGTTTGTCGTCGCTGCAGTAATGAGTGTTGCTGCAGGAGTGTGTGGTCATGGAGCGACGGATAGGTGCaggactgctgctgctgcccaaGGTCAGGTTTAACAGACTGGAGCAGGTGGGCAGGTAGACGTGCTGGATGTGTTCCACCTCAGAGCGACACACTGGACACGACTGCAATGGGAAAGGAATAGAAATTGTTAGaaattttggggaaaaaaaataaaaaaaaataaaaaaaataaatagatgtgGTCAGttaaatttaagaaaaataaaaggtttaCATAAAAATTTTATGTAGTTCGTGGATACTGAACTTCATTTAAACGTGTCTTAACGACTAGACTGAAGTGAGCGTGATCAATTCACCTAGAATTAAAATattcatgtattattatttctacAGTGTGTAACTGCGGTGTTACACTGAGGTGATTATTCTATTAATTCTATTTAACTCATTTTAACTTTTCtcaattaaaatcatttaaacatgttttaccCCTGAGGGTTCAGCTGGGGTTCTACAGGGCATGATGGATGGGGAAAAATAATCCACTCTAGTCTATTATATGGTATAAGAATATAAGAATCTCTACATTTATTCAGCTGAATGTTTTGCTgaatgaattgtgtgtgtgtgtgtgtgtgtgtgtgtggtctcacCTGGAGTTGTGTAGCGCAGTTCTGACAGCACACCGTATGTCCACATGGGCAGAAGGCAGCGTCGATCTCCTCCTCGCAGCACAGCATGCACAGGAATGCCTCACGCAGCTTCTGTAGCTTCTCCTGCAGCAGCCGGTTCTGCTGACAGCCTCCACACTCCGGCACACCCTCCTGTCCGTGCCATGGCGAGCGGGAGGACGGAGATCGCGTGCCCGACCGGGACATGAGGTCCACGATGCCGGCGTTGTACAGCGCTCGTCTGGCGTAGTCATACACCTCTTTGGACGTCCGGCGGATGTCAAAGACGTACTTCTTACCCAGGTTGATGTTCTCGTTGAGGAAAAGTGAAGCCAGGTGGCCCTTGAAGTCACGGCTGTACTGCATCATGACTGCGTTCGTTACAGTGTCGCAtctgaggaaagaaaaaaaaacaacaaaaaaaaacactttcattaGATCGATATATCTAACAAATAACGGAACAGAATTCACCAAACATCTAAACATCTGCTGCTGCTCAGGTGTGCTGCGTGTCCTTGCCAGAGACTTCTTAAAGTGCTGATTCACCCACACTGATCTCTCTATTAGATGGAATTAGTGAAGAGATGCTGAGTGCGGAGAAAAGAGTGAGACGAGCGAGGAAAAACTGCACAGGAGGAATAAAAGTTGCGGAACGACGGAGATGAGCAGCTGATGACATGCAGATTAATCTGGAGCGGAGCTGAGGATGACTGAGGCGCTGGGGGCAGGGGGATGAGGAACAGAGGCAGTTTCAGCACAATCACTTCACTGCTGGAGCAGAGGTCATGGGACTAACTGTGTATGCTAATGTAACACACAATCTAGgtatccatctctctccatctatctatccagctctccatccatccagctctccctctctctctatccatccatcccttgctctatctttccatctctccatctatttatccatctctctctctctctctctctctctccacctcgctcgctctctctctctctccctccacctcgccctctctctccatctctctcatttCACCTTATTGTATTGTTCTCTGGCTTTAAATCACAAGCATAAATCATTTTGTCTgctattttattgatttaaactTATTTAATTGCCCTATTTTTAAATCATGCGTAACCTTCAAACCTAATTGTTATCTTAATTTtacggaaaaaaaaacatgctccAAGCTCTttctacaaagaaaaaaaacatccactttgtttaaaattatataaagatCGCAGCTTTTTAAGCATGTTGGGGGACGACGACCCAAACCAATAttcctgtataaaaaaaaaaaaaagacaaaaggggcaaaaaacaaaaacaaaaaaaccccaaatctTCTTTCTCAGCTCTCAGTGGGTCGATTCAAACCGCTGACACATGCAGAAAACTGACTCTTCTTCCAAACAGGAACAGAAGATTCAGTggatgttaaaaaacaaaaaaacatcctgaTATCCATTTACTAATCTAACGGCCATGATGCTAAATTTAGCcatataaagtaaatatttacTGATCctcatgtgtgtgatggtgaaggtgttcTCACAGGCTTGTGGAGCTGTGAACGTGGTCACGTAGCGTCCACAAAcaggaggtgttcagtgggaCGAAGTGCAGCgctgagacacaaacactgcagGACTTTGGACCATGGATTAGACTTTAGGTTTTAAGAGCTGGGATGGTGACCAGAAATGATCTCGTGGTGATAAATGTTTTCACTCAAGTCTTTAAACATGGATtggtgcttatttatttatttatttcccagcGTGATGTTTTCACCCACCTGTAGAAAGCGTGTGTCTCGGTGATGGCCCGGTACAGCCCGCTGGCCGCTCGGTTACTGACCAGCTTGAAGAACAGGACCACGCTGTCGCTGCTTTCCTTGGTCACAGTCAGGTACACACTTTTCCCAGACTGGGTGGCGATTTGGATTAAAGGATAAGAAATCCTGCCAATAAAAAAGggaggtgggaaaaaaaaaaaaatgtattaaaacgTACTGTAGCCGCTCAGATCTGACGTGAACCACTGACTCTGCAGGACAGGACCTGCACTttagatataatataataataaaaatttagataaaacatttaaagcatCTAATGTGTCTTACATAATAGCTAATAGTAAAACCCCTCCCCCACCTCCAAACACACACGAtagaaaattataaaattaaaatggttATGTTTTACTAGATAGGTATTTAGAAATATGGAATGTTATTAGGAGAAAGCTCCTGCTGTCAGATCTGtggtgagctgtgtgtgtctgtaagaagcttgaagcacagagagagacagtgggacAGCGAGTCAGGGAGTCGGACACGCTGTAATGAAGGTATCTTTCAGTACCTGTTGACCAGGCTGAAGTCGTCCCTGCAGATAGCGATGCCGTCAGGTCCCACACCGATCGCCAGCCTCTGACCCTCTGCGTCTCGCGCCCAGTGCCACTCCACGCCGTAGTGCTCCAGAGACGCCACCAGCTGCAGGGCCTGATACTCCACCGAGCCCTGACTCAGCCCCTCCAGAGCCTTGTGCTTGTCTATGATACTGccaaagaaacacaaacacacaggttcAGACTGATAAAAGGATGTGTCTGGAAACACCATGTATTCAATGTATAGGTTTAGACGGCGCTGGAAAGATCGAGGGAAAGGTTTTTAACGTCTGTTGGTTAGCGTCCAGTCGAGTACACCAGTTTCTGTGCTTCGTTAGTGATCCGACACACGGGATGCAAATTCATGCCAAGTTTTCTTTTGTGCTCGAGAACATGCAGCTGCACTACACGTCACACCACAAGCCACCGGCATTACATTATCTAACACACTGCTTTTACTCTCTGCTCCTGAGGCAAAGCTCCCACTCTCACCGTCAGCATCTTTACAACAGCTTCCTTTGCAAAGCATTGTGGGAAAGGAAAACACTTGTCACTGTTAGaacagatctcacacacactcaaatttACAGCTTTACTTCCACTACAAAGCGCTGACGCTGCAGATGCTTTACAATGCTAAATAACCGTCTCCTCACTGCATATAGAGCGGCTGTTACAGGAGATTAATCAACACctattgaccaatcagaaatcacatgaccacaacacacacaatttcaccaccgtgtctgtgtgaatcagtgaaGAGCAAAACACAAACTGTAtttacacaaaaacactgattgtgtatgacagagagagagagagagagagagagagagtgtgagagagacacacagtgagagagagagagagagagaaagcacaagACAGACAGCAAAATAGACatagatatacagagagagagagatatacagagagagagagagcgagagaggacTGGTAAACACTGCTGTTTTTAAATGGACATGAACTCTGACCTCACCCATGCTTCATTTGGCCCATTCCCAACTGCCACTGCTCAAACAAAGGACTCCATCAGGAACGAGATAAAACTAAATCGTAACAGTTCACTTAACCGCCAAAACCTCATCTTAACACTTATCCTCCACAGTTCTTCATCCCGTCCTGGACGTCACCGTGGTAGAGTTTTATAGGGAGTGGtcatatttttaaaagattCTGAAATCTGGTTGTAGCACTAGAGGTCACCAGGATCAGACACTTTCACACCCTCTTTATgaatcagtgcagtgtgttgagTTAACGGGGGAATATAAGGGACGTGTTGGTGTCTGTACCTGTTAACTGTCTCCTGGTCAGGGTCTTTTCCACACAGCTCGGTGTACCAGTACTTGGCCGTGTTCTGGTTGTAGTCGCCAAACTCGGCCTGGGCCAGGAGGGCGCTGAGCTCCTCGGCCTGCTCCGAGCACATGCGCAGGTGACCGCGGTGCAGATCCTCTTTAACGTGCATGAAAAAtaggtgtctgtgtgagagagagagagagagagagagatagagagagagagagagagagagagatattaaagTAGTTCAACAGGTGGCTGCTGCTTGACTGGGTTACAACGCTGGACTCTCATTACAGACTACAGGACTAAGTGGGGGTCAGAGATACAGCACAAATATATCATCATAGAGCAGACACTCAGGATttcaagaatttgtagtgttttataacCATCTGTTTTTACCTAATGTGGGCAATATACTCATagaaaagttaaaaaagaaGACCTGTTATTttccccacacaaatgtttgtatcttcaaaataaacgttgatatcgaacccatttctgctctttgagatgcttgttcatctaaaaaggtgtttatcttcaaacagtaaaattctgtgtaaggttatctaacagagggaaaaaacagacAGGCGTCTAAAACACACCGAAAGCCAACGGAGTCCTGACcgaaaaataatttgtttatacgGATTGAAAAAAATCTGATAAGTCGATTTTCGGAGCTCAGTGGACTGTAAACGTCTGTGAAAGGAGTTATTATTCACATATACTTCTGAGAACGTTCACAGCTTTGACTGTTTAAGTGAATTTAGACTCTTTGCAGCATGCTCAGCTGCACAAGTGTGACTATTAACAGGAACCACCCCGAAACACACTCTCGCTATTATTACAGAGAAATACAGAAGTGAAGAGAGTTCCCGACGCAGACAGACTCGCTTTCAGCACACGGACACAAACCCGGCAGAGGTCAGGCAGCGTTTCATAACCTGAATGTGGTGTGAAGTGGTTTGACTTTTACCCCGCTGCCTCCCTCGCACCTCTTATCAGCCAGCAGAAGTTGGAGCTGAAGCCAGACGTGCTGCAGTTTTTGCTCTGAAATCATGCCCCAGCCAGTTTGGCTCCTGTGCGATAAGGAAGTATTTTAGTTAAGCTCCCCTCATTGGGCGCTGCCTGGACTTCCCTCTTAGTGCCTACATTAAGCGTTTTTTAAAACCTTCCACAAAAGCATAAGCCCCGAAAACCACATGACAAATTGATGTCGCTGTCTCTAAGCGCCTCTATCTTCAGCAGCACGTTTTCTACAGCTTTTAATTTGCTGCCATAGCCTCGCTGTAATACGGTGGTTTATTAGCGTTTAGGGGAAAATTCTGTTACTGTAGTGAATAAAGACGGTCAGGTGATTTTCACTACTGCATCTGTGAGAAGTTAAATTCACGAGCTGCTGTACGTCTCACGCACTAAACTCTTTATGTCTTTAACTTTCTCCATAAAGATCACCGGCATCCGTTACATCTTTAAGTCTTGAGTTTATTCTGTAGCAAAGGCTTCAAAATGATACAGTAACTCTAACTGAACAAAAACTAAACTCTCAGAGACTCGTTTTAGTGGCGCCGAAAACGTGATCCGTACAAGCTGTTGATTCTTTCTTCCTCTTGACAAGCCGAGAAATTTACATATGACTGAGCTCCATCTTCTATTCGGAACAGATACTGTACTTCCTCGAAAAGGAAGTGAAAGAAATTTGGTACAGTAAAAAGGAAAACAAGGCTCTTTTCACAAGAACGATGCTCCTGCTTAATACACAAGCACATTTTGCTGCTCTTGTTGTCCAGGATGAGTTTCTTTATGGACTTTGTGATAAACTACGGAGGTGATGAAGAAATATAGAGATTCGTGCATCTTCTActcatttctttattctttgTAGATCCAGAAATCCAAGCGTCGCACATTCCATCCCCAGAAAGCCGGGTTTTGGATCTTGTTCCACTTTGCTCATGACTTATACAGCAG encodes the following:
- the mylipa gene encoding E3 ubiquitin-protein ligase MYLIP-A — protein: MLCHVTRPDSVVMEVEVDAKANGEDCLNKVCRKLGIIEVDYFGLQFSGSKGENLWLNLRNRISQQMDSVTPCRLRLRVKFFVEPHLILQEQTRHLFFMHVKEDLHRGHLRMCSEQAEELSALLAQAEFGDYNQNTAKYWYTELCGKDPDQETVNSIIDKHKALEGLSQGSVEYQALQLVASLEHYGVEWHWARDAEGQRLAIGVGPDGIAICRDDFSLVNRISYPLIQIATQSGKSVYLTVTKESSDSVVLFFKLVSNRAASGLYRAITETHAFYRCDTVTNAVMMQYSRDFKGHLASLFLNENINLGKKYVFDIRRTSKEVYDYARRALYNAGIVDLMSRSGTRSPSSRSPWHGQEGVPECGGCQQNRLLQEKLQKLREAFLCMLCCEEEIDAAFCPCGHTVCCQNCATQLQSCPVCRSEVEHIQHVYLPTCSSLLNLTLGSSSSPAPIRRSMTTHSCSNTHYCSDDKLCQT